In Nonomuraea muscovyensis, one genomic interval encodes:
- a CDS encoding carbohydrate ABC transporter permease — protein MATRSNAGGDTVPFLFRPRRGGRLLKHVLLLGFGLLMLYPLLWMVSSSIKPEEIIFREPGLWPSEVTLENYAEGWTALKHSFGYYLWNSAVITGLSVVANLVACSLAAYAFARLNFPLKKLWFAIMLGSIMLPHHVTVVPQYIVFSNLDWINTIWPLVVPKFLATDAFFIFLMVQFIRTLPRELDEAAAIDGAGYWRVFLQVILPLCMPALATTGIFTFIWTWNDFFSQNLYLTNSDNLTVAVALRQFLDSSGESSWGPMFAMSIVSLGPIFGFFLAGQKYLIRGVATTGLK, from the coding sequence ATGGCGACACGAAGTAACGCGGGCGGCGACACCGTGCCGTTCCTGTTCCGCCCGAGGCGCGGCGGCAGGCTGCTGAAGCACGTCCTCCTGCTGGGCTTCGGCCTGCTGATGCTCTACCCGCTGCTGTGGATGGTGTCGAGCTCGATCAAGCCGGAGGAGATCATCTTCCGCGAGCCGGGCCTGTGGCCGAGCGAGGTCACCCTGGAGAACTACGCCGAGGGCTGGACCGCGCTGAAGCACTCCTTCGGCTACTACCTGTGGAACTCCGCGGTGATCACGGGACTGAGCGTGGTGGCCAACCTGGTCGCCTGCTCGCTGGCCGCCTACGCCTTCGCGCGGCTCAACTTCCCGCTGAAGAAGCTGTGGTTCGCGATCATGCTGGGCTCGATCATGCTGCCGCACCACGTGACCGTCGTGCCGCAGTACATCGTGTTCTCCAACCTCGACTGGATCAACACGATCTGGCCGCTGGTCGTGCCCAAGTTCCTGGCGACGGACGCCTTCTTCATCTTCCTCATGGTGCAGTTCATCCGCACCCTGCCGCGGGAGCTGGACGAGGCCGCCGCCATCGACGGCGCGGGCTACTGGCGGGTCTTCCTCCAGGTGATCCTGCCGCTGTGCATGCCCGCCCTCGCCACCACCGGCATCTTCACCTTCATCTGGACGTGGAACGACTTCTTCAGCCAGAACCTGTACCTGACCAACAGTGACAACCTCACGGTGGCCGTCGCGCTGCGCCAGTTCCTGGACTCCAGCGGAGAGTCGTCGTGGGGCCCGATGTTCGCGATGTCGATCGTGTCGCTCGGCCCGATCTTCGGCTTCTTCCTGGCCGGCCAGAAGTACCTGATCCGCGGTGTGGCTACCACCGGTCTGAAGTAG
- a CDS encoding dienelactone hydrolase family protein, which yields MPEASGPFAPPSVLRHLGEFSGLAELAGRQRGVFPDAAPGPALRRAAREAVGVLDLAAEDVRVERAWTAGDISGEELSWSVGYGPRTRAYLLRPRGVTGVLPGVVALHCHAGMKWAGKDKIADGPEPPTPEVLRLRRDIYGGRAYAGELARRGFAVLVPDVLGWGSRRFPLDDMPEPIAALAREESLPRHLSEADRYDRAAAQHEHLLEKYCTLLGTSLAGAVAGEDLAAAAYLRRRPDVGPVGCVGLSGGGLRAALLGAFDPGIRAVAIAAMVSSYRDMLDGYVTRHTWMLYPPGLSRVCDYPALVAARAPDPLLVLYGERDELFPPAGMRRAHEAIGRRYPDGGYEGAFFDAPHAFDLPMQEHAFGWLARRLSR from the coding sequence ATGCCTGAGGCGTCCGGACCGTTCGCGCCGCCGTCCGTGCTGCGCCACCTGGGGGAGTTCTCCGGGCTGGCCGAGCTGGCCGGACGGCAGCGCGGCGTCTTCCCCGACGCGGCTCCGGGCCCCGCGCTCCGGCGGGCCGCCCGGGAGGCCGTCGGCGTGCTCGACCTCGCCGCCGAGGACGTCCGGGTGGAACGCGCCTGGACGGCGGGCGACATCAGCGGCGAGGAACTGTCATGGTCGGTCGGGTACGGCCCGCGCACCCGCGCCTACCTGCTCCGGCCGCGCGGCGTCACCGGCGTGCTGCCGGGCGTGGTCGCGCTGCACTGCCACGCGGGCATGAAGTGGGCCGGCAAGGACAAGATCGCCGACGGCCCCGAGCCGCCCACGCCCGAGGTGCTGCGGCTGCGCCGCGACATCTACGGCGGGCGCGCCTACGCGGGCGAGCTGGCCCGGCGCGGCTTCGCCGTCCTCGTGCCCGACGTGCTGGGCTGGGGCAGCAGGCGCTTCCCGCTCGACGACATGCCGGAGCCGATCGCCGCCCTGGCCCGCGAGGAGAGCCTGCCCCGGCATCTGTCAGAGGCCGACCGCTACGACCGCGCGGCGGCGCAGCACGAGCACCTGCTGGAGAAGTACTGCACGCTGCTCGGCACGTCGCTGGCCGGCGCCGTGGCCGGCGAGGACCTGGCCGCCGCCGCCTACCTGCGACGCCGCCCCGACGTCGGGCCCGTGGGCTGCGTCGGCCTGTCGGGCGGAGGACTGCGGGCGGCGCTGCTCGGCGCGTTCGACCCGGGCATCCGGGCCGTCGCGATCGCCGCGATGGTCTCGTCGTACCGGGACATGCTGGACGGCTACGTCACCCGGCACACCTGGATGCTCTACCCGCCGGGCCTGTCACGGGTCTGCGACTATCCCGCGCTGGTCGCCGCCCGTGCCCCCGACCCCCTCCTGGTGCTGTACGGCGAGCGGGACGAGCTGTTCCCGCCCGCCGGGATGCGCAGGGCGCACGAGGCGATCGGCCGCCGCTACCCGGACGGCGGCTACGAGGGCGCCTTCTTCGACGCCCCGCACGCCTTCGACCTGCCCATGCAGGAGCACGCCTTCGGCTGGCTGGCCCGGCGGCTCAGCCGGTAG
- a CDS encoding carbohydrate ABC transporter permease yields MSDSVSVTPERVLASIPPQPGGRRRASRVSPHRKREARTAYVFLAPWFLGLFAITVGPILASLYLSFTDFSLLEEGSWVGLDNYTKMFTEDTRFITSLKVTTIYVVVSVPLQLAFALGLALALDRGLRGLPFYRSVYYLPSLLGGSVAIAILWRKLFGADGLVNSLLALVGIDGPGWVSDPDTALGTLILLHVWTFGAPMVIFLAGLRQIPQSYYEAASVDGATRWRQFRSITLPLLTPIIFFNLVLEVIKSFQSFTQSFIVSGGNGGPVDSTLFYTLYLYLKGFKSYEMGYAAAMAWVLLLIIAGLTGVNFLASKYWVFYGDTK; encoded by the coding sequence ATGTCTGATTCGGTTTCCGTAACCCCGGAGCGGGTGCTCGCGAGCATCCCGCCGCAGCCGGGAGGCCGCCGTCGCGCGTCGCGCGTGAGCCCTCACCGGAAGCGTGAGGCCCGTACGGCCTACGTCTTTCTCGCGCCCTGGTTCCTGGGGCTGTTCGCGATCACCGTGGGGCCCATCCTGGCCTCGCTGTACCTGTCGTTCACCGACTTCAGCCTCCTGGAGGAGGGCAGCTGGGTCGGGCTCGACAACTACACGAAGATGTTCACCGAGGACACGAGGTTCATCACCTCGCTGAAGGTGACGACGATCTACGTGGTCGTGTCGGTGCCGCTGCAGCTCGCCTTCGCCCTGGGCCTCGCCCTGGCGCTGGACCGGGGACTGCGCGGGCTGCCGTTCTACCGCTCGGTCTACTACCTGCCCTCGCTGCTCGGCGGCAGCGTGGCCATCGCCATCCTGTGGCGCAAGCTCTTCGGCGCCGACGGCCTGGTCAACTCGTTGCTGGCCCTGGTCGGCATCGACGGCCCCGGCTGGGTCTCCGACCCCGACACCGCGCTCGGCACACTGATCCTCCTGCACGTGTGGACGTTCGGCGCGCCCATGGTCATCTTCCTCGCCGGCCTGCGGCAGATCCCGCAGAGCTACTACGAGGCCGCGTCGGTCGACGGGGCCACCCGCTGGCGCCAGTTCCGCTCGATCACCCTGCCGCTGCTGACGCCGATCATCTTCTTCAACCTCGTGCTCGAAGTGATCAAGTCCTTCCAGTCGTTCACGCAGTCGTTCATCGTGAGCGGCGGCAACGGCGGGCCGGTCGACTCCACGCTCTTCTACACGCTCTACCTCTACCTCAAGGGCTTCAAGAGCTACGAGATGGGCTACGCGGCCGCCATGGCCTGGGTCCTCCTGCTCATCATCGCCGGTCTGACCGGCGTGAATTTCCTCGCGTCGAAGTATTGGGTCTTCTATGGCGACACGAAGTAA
- a CDS encoding Gfo/Idh/MocA family protein has product MSTRYAFVGLGHRAQMYVDALLGDWSDTGTIAGLCDTNRTRMAYYVERIGRDVPCFAPDEFGKLLDLADAVVVCTVDATHAQYVVTALDAGKDVIVEKPLTVDAESCAAIAAAAERSTGKLVVTFNYRYSPRNSAVKRLISEGAIGEVTSVHFDWALDTIHGADYFRRWHRDRAHSGGLLVHKSTHHFDLVNWWLAAAPQLVFAQADLRFYGTAQPRGERPARSHGAPGLGTDPYLLDISADPRLKRLYLDAEHEDGYIRDQDVFAEGVTIDDNMSVLVRYANRAMLTYSLTAHAPYEGYRVVFNGTEGRIELDVCERAWTPPQAAIDPSVAKKEHATGAWEKLVLHRHWRQAEEIPIEQGVGGHGGGDRLLLNDVFRGPADDPLGRPAGYRDGIRSVLVGVAANRSAATGLPVTLAGDGTRLADA; this is encoded by the coding sequence TTGAGCACCAGGTACGCCTTCGTCGGCCTCGGCCACCGCGCCCAGATGTACGTGGACGCGCTGCTCGGCGACTGGAGCGACACCGGCACGATCGCCGGGCTCTGCGACACCAATCGGACCCGCATGGCCTACTACGTCGAGCGCATCGGCCGGGACGTGCCGTGCTTCGCCCCCGACGAGTTCGGCAAGCTCCTCGACCTGGCCGACGCCGTCGTCGTCTGCACGGTCGACGCCACCCACGCCCAGTACGTCGTCACCGCCCTGGACGCGGGCAAGGACGTCATCGTGGAGAAGCCGCTCACGGTCGACGCCGAGAGCTGCGCCGCCATCGCCGCCGCCGCCGAGCGCAGCACCGGCAAGCTGGTGGTGACCTTCAACTACCGCTACTCGCCGCGCAACTCCGCCGTGAAGCGCCTGATCAGCGAGGGCGCCATCGGCGAGGTCACCTCCGTGCACTTCGACTGGGCGCTCGACACCATCCACGGCGCCGACTACTTCCGCCGCTGGCACCGCGACCGCGCCCACTCGGGCGGCCTGCTGGTGCACAAGTCGACCCACCACTTCGACCTGGTCAACTGGTGGCTCGCCGCCGCGCCGCAGCTCGTCTTCGCCCAGGCCGACCTGCGCTTCTACGGCACCGCCCAGCCTCGGGGCGAGCGTCCCGCGCGCTCCCACGGCGCGCCCGGCCTCGGCACCGACCCGTACCTGCTCGACATCTCCGCCGACCCGCGGCTCAAGCGGCTCTACCTGGACGCCGAGCACGAGGACGGCTACATCCGCGACCAGGACGTCTTCGCCGAGGGCGTCACCATCGACGACAACATGTCGGTGCTCGTGCGCTACGCGAACCGGGCCATGCTCACCTACTCCCTGACGGCACACGCCCCGTACGAGGGTTACCGGGTCGTCTTCAACGGCACCGAGGGCCGCATCGAGCTGGACGTGTGCGAGCGGGCCTGGACGCCGCCGCAGGCGGCGATCGACCCGAGCGTCGCCAAGAAGGAGCACGCGACCGGCGCCTGGGAGAAGCTCGTCCTGCACCGCCACTGGCGGCAGGCCGAGGAGATCCCCATCGAGCAGGGCGTCGGCGGCCACGGCGGCGGCGACCGGCTGCTGCTGAACGATGTCTTTCGCGGCCCGGCCGACGACCCGCTCGGCCGGCCGGCCGGCTACCGTGACGGCATCCGCAGCGTGCTCGTGGGCGTCGCCGCCAACCGCTCAGCCGCCACCGGCCTGCCCGTCACCCTCGCCGGCGACGGCACCCGCCTGGCCGATGCCTGA
- a CDS encoding ABC transporter substrate-binding protein: protein MNLGSRNKKWTMAAATAAVVLAAGACGDSGGEGGGGDKVSITFAYWGSDARQKLTEEVIKKFEQKNPTIDVEGDFSNWDSYYEKLATKVAANDAPDVMSIEIRGLAEYAGRGALADLSGKVTTGDLDQQVLTSGQIEGKQYAIPTGVNTFSMVANPSVLEKAKQKVPDDKSWTWPQWIELAKQISASGDGTTGAEYNYNPAWLQIFAAQKGEKFYDGAKIGVSPGTLKEWWAIHQQLIQAKAAPEAAKSSELLTAGPEQSLLATNAGAMGMWWSNQLNALSKASGQELTLLRMPKAEGASASGMFLQPAMFYTASAKSEHAAEAQKFIDFLVNDPDAASILLSDRGLPTNSKVLAVVKDKLPAVDQKTLVFIDEVKGELSPIEAPPKGAMQMEDILKRNTEEVLFGKTTPDAGAQKFLTEANAALAG, encoded by the coding sequence GTGAATCTCGGCTCTCGCAACAAGAAGTGGACCATGGCAGCGGCCACCGCGGCCGTGGTGCTGGCGGCCGGCGCCTGCGGCGACAGCGGCGGTGAGGGCGGTGGCGGCGACAAGGTGTCGATTACCTTCGCCTACTGGGGCAGCGACGCCCGGCAGAAGCTGACCGAGGAGGTCATCAAGAAGTTCGAGCAGAAGAACCCGACGATCGACGTCGAGGGCGACTTCTCCAACTGGGACAGCTACTACGAGAAGCTCGCCACCAAGGTCGCCGCCAACGACGCGCCCGACGTGATGAGCATCGAGATCCGCGGCCTGGCCGAGTACGCCGGCCGCGGCGCGCTGGCCGACCTGTCGGGCAAGGTCACCACCGGCGACCTCGACCAGCAGGTGCTCACCAGCGGCCAGATCGAGGGCAAGCAGTACGCCATCCCCACCGGCGTCAACACCTTCTCCATGGTGGCCAACCCCTCCGTGCTGGAGAAGGCCAAGCAGAAGGTGCCCGACGACAAGAGCTGGACCTGGCCCCAGTGGATCGAGCTGGCCAAGCAGATCAGCGCCTCCGGCGACGGCACGACGGGCGCCGAGTACAACTACAACCCCGCCTGGCTGCAGATCTTCGCCGCGCAGAAGGGCGAGAAGTTCTACGACGGCGCCAAGATCGGCGTCTCGCCCGGGACGCTGAAGGAATGGTGGGCCATCCACCAGCAGCTCATCCAGGCCAAGGCGGCACCCGAGGCGGCCAAGAGCTCCGAACTGCTCACGGCCGGCCCCGAGCAGTCGCTGCTGGCCACCAACGCCGGCGCGATGGGCATGTGGTGGAGCAACCAGCTCAACGCCCTGTCCAAGGCGTCGGGCCAGGAGCTGACCCTGCTGCGCATGCCGAAGGCTGAAGGGGCGAGCGCCAGCGGGATGTTCCTGCAGCCGGCGATGTTCTACACCGCCTCGGCCAAGAGCGAGCACGCCGCCGAGGCGCAGAAGTTCATCGACTTCCTCGTCAACGACCCCGACGCCGCCTCCATCCTGTTGAGCGACCGCGGCCTGCCGACCAACTCCAAGGTGCTCGCCGTGGTGAAGGACAAGCTGCCGGCCGTCGACCAGAAGACCCTGGTCTTCATCGACGAGGTCAAGGGCGAGCTGAGCCCCATCGAGGCCCCGCCGAAGGGCGCCATGCAGATGGAGGACATCCTCAAGCGCAACACTGAGGAGGTCCTGTTCGGCAAGACCACGCCCGACGCGGGCGCCCAGAAGTTCCTGACCGAGGCGAACGCCGCCCTCGCCGGCTGA
- a CDS encoding NAD-dependent epimerase/dehydratase family protein: MDSFVYKGTMRILMTGAAGKVGTLMRPRLAREGRTLRLSDLVPLDPGPGEEAVTADVADEAAMAEAMKGVDAVIHLGGQSRERPWADIVHANINGTQVLLEAARREGVRQVVLMGSHHAAGFHTRPSDGADLPDYAFPRPDSYYGVSKVVMEALGSLYHDRFGMNVTVVRLGTCNEASADTRGLATWISPADCARLLEAALVAPGYHVVWGVSDNRRRWWSLDEARAIGYVSRDDSESYAARIIAEQGEPDLSEPLHDRAGGVFTLNELGGIW; encoded by the coding sequence TTGGACAGCTTTGTGTACAAGGGGACCATGCGCATTCTCATGACAGGTGCCGCCGGCAAGGTCGGCACGCTCATGCGTCCCCGCCTCGCTCGCGAGGGCCGCACGCTTCGCCTGTCCGACCTCGTGCCGCTGGACCCGGGTCCCGGCGAGGAGGCCGTGACGGCCGACGTCGCCGACGAGGCGGCCATGGCCGAGGCGATGAAGGGTGTCGACGCGGTGATCCACCTCGGCGGCCAGAGCCGGGAACGCCCGTGGGCCGACATCGTCCACGCCAACATCAACGGCACCCAGGTCCTGCTGGAGGCGGCCCGCAGGGAGGGGGTGCGGCAGGTCGTGCTGATGGGCAGCCACCACGCCGCGGGCTTCCACACCCGGCCCTCCGATGGTGCGGACCTGCCCGACTACGCCTTCCCCCGGCCCGACTCCTACTACGGCGTGAGCAAGGTCGTGATGGAGGCGCTGGGCAGCCTCTACCACGACCGGTTCGGCATGAACGTGACCGTGGTCCGCCTGGGCACCTGCAACGAGGCCTCAGCGGACACGCGCGGCCTGGCCACCTGGATCTCGCCCGCCGACTGCGCCCGCCTGCTGGAGGCGGCGCTCGTCGCGCCCGGCTACCACGTCGTCTGGGGCGTCTCCGACAACCGGCGCCGCTGGTGGTCGCTCGACGAGGCGCGGGCCATCGGCTACGTCTCGCGCGACGACTCCGAGTCGTACGCCGCCCGGATCATCGCCGAGCAGGGCGAACCCGACCTGAGCGAGCCGCTGCACGACCGCGCCGGAGGCGTGTTCACACTCAACGAGCTGGGCGGCATCTGGTAG